The Pogona vitticeps strain Pit_001003342236 chromosome 6, PviZW2.1, whole genome shotgun sequence genome contains a region encoding:
- the LOC144583498 gene encoding uncharacterized protein LOC144583498, whose protein sequence is MADKENKAPEAGQKVEEQKAAASMDAAKPRKRYMSTDSDSENGPPVALKRLEDPVRPCHPGESSCYNEKASETQEMQHLQAGGYSLKKHKDMQALTRACLFAMLKDALSEHLIQRCYGCQEDLCAQQAHPYIGWNEADYSKMLNEICEKLCYKKVILIITLAAFRNKMLCMTNRNVHYIHKIIKCMSVSGDSYNLLKRLLRSTDEKYLAVAKLTLQLHDGHYYCCPSMHE, encoded by the exons atggctgacaaggagaacaaagctcccgaGGCAGGCCAAAAGGTAGAGGAGCAAAAGGCCGCTGCATCCATGGATGCTGCCAAACCCAGAAAGCGCTACATGAGCACAGATTCTGACAGTGAAAATGGGCCTCCAGTAGCATTAAAACGTCTTGAAGACCCTGTCAGACCGTGTCATCCTGGGGAATCATCATGTTATAATGAGAAAGCTTCTGAAACGCAG GAGATGCAGCACTTGCAAGCCGGAGGCTattctctgaaaaaacacaaggacatgcAGGCCCTTACAAGGGCCTGTCTCTTCGCAATGCTAAAAGACGCTTTGTCTGAACATCTGATTCAAAGGTGTTATGGATGCCAGGAAGATCTTTGTGCCCAACAAGCGCACCCGTACATAGGTTGGAACGAAGCTGACTATTCCAAGATGTTGAACGAGATATGTGAAAAACTCTGCTATAAAAAAGTTATCCTCATTATAACGCTTGCAGCGTTCAGAAATAAGATGCTCTGTATGACAAATCGAAATGTACATTACATACACAAGATTATTAAATGCATGTCAGTTTCAGGCGATTCCTATAACTTGCTAAAAAGACTTTTGAGGTCAACAGATGAAAAATATCTAGCCGTTGCTAAATTAACACTACAACTACACGATGGTCATTATTATTGCTGTCCaagcatgcatgaatga